Below is a window of Camelina sativa cultivar DH55 chromosome 11, Cs, whole genome shotgun sequence DNA.
NNNNNNNNNNNNNNNNNNNNNNNNNNNNNNNNNNNNNNNNNNNNNNNNNNNNNNNNNNNNNNNNNNNNNNNNNNNNNNNNNNNNNNNNNNNNNNNNNNNNNNNNNNNNNNNNNNNNNNNNNNNNNNNNNNNNNNNNNNNNNNNNNNNNNNNNNNNNNNNNNNNNNNNNNNNNNNNNNNNNNNNNNNNNNNNNNNNNNNNNNNNNNNNNNNNNNNNNNNNNNNNNNNNNNNNNNNNNNNNNNNNNNNNNNNNNNNNNNNNNNNNNNNNNNNNNNNNNNNNNNNNNNNNNNNNNNNNNNNNNNNNNNNNNNNNNNNNNNNNNNNNNNNNNNNNNNNNNNNNNNNNNNNNNNNNNNNNNNNNNNNNNNNNNNNNNNNNNNNNNNNNNNNNNNNNNNNNNNNNNNNNNNNNNNNNNNNNNNNNNNNNNNNNNNNNNNNNNNNNNNNNNNNNNNNNNNNNNNNNNNNNNNNNNNNNNNNNNNNNNNNNNNNNNNNNNNNNNNNNNNNNNNNNNNNNNNNNNNNNNNNNNNNNNNNNNNNNNNNNNNNNNNNNNNNNNNNNNNNNNNNNNNNNNNNNNNNNNNNNNNNNNNNNNNNNNNNNNNNNNNNNNNNNNNNNNNNNNNNNNNNNNNNNNNNNNNNNNNNNNNNNNNNNNNNNNNNNNNNNNNNNNNNNNNNNNNNNNNNNNNNNNNNNNNNNNNNNNNNNNNNNNNNNNNNNNNNNNNNNNNNNNNNNNNNNNNNNNNNNNNNNNNNNNNNNNNNNNNNNNNNNNNNNNNNNNNNNNNNNNNNNNNNNNNNNNNNNNNNNNNNNNNNNNNNNNNNNNNNNNNNNNNNNNNNNNNNNNNNNNNNNNNNNNNNNNNNNNNNNNNNNNNNNNNNNNNNNNNNNNNNNNNNNNNNNNNNNNNNNNNNNNNNNNNNNNNNNNNNNNNNNNNNNNNNNNNNNNNNNNNNNNNNNNNNNNNNNNNNNNNNNNNGTTTGACCgggttaacaattttatttaacattcatgaaattttagttttttgtgatttttatctgatttgatagttcaagattttgataaaaatctaacGATCACTACTTCGGTTCATATTCTATCCAAATCCGCTATCAtgtcaatttaaaatttagggTGCAACGATTACTATTTTATACTTTCataaacttgatgaattcaaactaatataaatttgtattataaatattatactaagTACATAAATTTACAAACGTAgtatctcaaacaaaaattttacttCGTGCAACAGCAAAGAATATTACCTAGTCATATTTATAACACAGTCACATGTGAcagaaatatatgagaatttgttagattTGCCTTTTTGAGATATCCTTTTTCAAATATactcattttttaaaacattttcatatatactgttatgttatgttatctGTTAAGTATGGATACAATATcacaaaattgaaaagaaataaatgaaataaagaagactataagaaaactgaaaaagtagGAATGAAAGGAatatttctattgttttttttagaatgaaatgattaaatgaatatatacattttgaaaATAGGCTATGTACAAtatgtaagaaaatattatatagacaatggtaataaaaacaaagaaggaaaagaagactAATAATAGCAATAAGattaaaatgaatttaatttttaaaatatcaattaagTGGAGAAGGGGAGACTAATAGccatatttttatctatttatcaATTTGTAAAAGGgaataaatttaaagtttttgaaTGAATAAATGAAagtcatttttttgttggacaaaactaattttttatacCGTTAAAATCCAACCAAgctataaatatttgaaattcgttttggttttatatatgaaaGAGGGAAAAAATTTGGCCACGGGGGTTCGAGTAACATTGTTCACAGGGGTTCAAAATTTAACATGATTTCTCCCGATCCCAGAAGATTAGTATTTGGGCGTAAGAAGCCTTTAAAATCACTTCtgagttataaaataaaaaataaaaaaaaaaaacaatgacgATGAGGTGtgtatgatattttttaatccaAGTATAATTGTTCAATTAATTGGTGTATAcgattatgttttatttttgtttgtaactgaaattctataattatttgaGAATCGAATTAACTACGCCataaacttattttttctttgaatctgaTATAACCCCATATGATTACAGAGATTCTGTATGAGTTTATTAAATCCGGTTCAGCTGAGAAAACTAGATTGAACCATACTCTGGTTCGGTTTTGACTGGGCCGTTGGTTGAAGGGTCGAGAAGAGAAGGACACAAATTTGAGCCGATACGGCGTCGTTTCAGTTGTCTGTCAGTCCCCCTTTTCGGATAATCCAGCCCTCGGTTCGACCCGACCCGACCNNNNNNNNNNNNNNNNNNNNNNNNNNNNNNNNNNNNNNNNNNNNNNNNNNNNNNNNNNNNNNNNNNNNNNNNNNNNNNNNNNNNNNNNNNNNNNNNNNNNNNNNNNNNNNNNNNNNNNNNNNNNNNNNNNNNNNNNNNNNNNNNNNNNNNNNNNNNNNNNNNNNNNNNNNNNNNNNNNNNNNNNNNNNNNNNNNNNNNNNNNNNNNNNNNNNNNNNNNNNNNNNNNNNNNNNNNNNNNNNNNNNNNNNNNNNNNNNNNNNNNNNNNNNNNNNNNNNNNNNNNNNNNNNNNNNNNNNNNNNNNNNNNNNNNNNNNNNNNNNNNNNNNNNNNNNNNNNNNNNNNNNNNNNNNNNNNNNNNNNNNNNNNNNNNNNNNNNNNNNNNNNNNNNNNNNNNNNNNNNNNNNNNNNNNNNNNNNNNNNNNNNNNNNNNNNNNNNNNNNNNNNNNNNNNNNNNNNNNNNNNNNNNNNNNNNNNNNNNNNNNNNNNNNNNNNNNNNNNNNNNNNNNNNNNNNNNNNNNNNNNNNNNNNNNNNNNNNNNNNNNNNNNNNNNNNNNNNNNNNNNNNNNNNNNNNNNNNNNNNNNNNNNNNNNNNNNNNNNNNNNNNNNNNNNNNNNNNNNNNNNNNNNNNNNNNNNNNNNNNNNNNNNNNNNNNNNNNNNNNNNNNNNNNNNNNNNNNNNNNNNNNNNNNNNNNNNNNNNNNNNNNNNNNNNNNNNNNNNNNNNNNNNNNNNNNNNNNNNNNNNNNNNNNNNNNNNNNNNNNNNNNNNNNNNNNNNNNNNNNNNNNNNNNNNNNNNNNNNNNNNNNNNNNNNNNNNNNNNNNNNNNNNNNNNNNNNNNNNNNNNNNNNNNNNNNNNNNNNNNNNNNNNNNNNNNNNNNNNNNNNNNNNNNNNNNNNNNNNNNNNNNNNNNNNNNNNNNNNNNNNNNNNNNNNNNNNNNNNNNNNNNNNNNNNNNNNNNNNNNNNNNNNNNNNNNNNNNNNNNNNNNNNNNNNNNNNNNNNNNNNNNNNNNNNNNNNNNNNNNNNNNNNNNNNNNNNNNNNNNNNNNNNNNNNNNNNNNNNNNNNNNNNNNNNNNNNNNNNNNNNNNNNNNNNNNNNNNNNNNNNNNNNNNNNNNNNNNNNNNNNNNNNNNNNNNNNNNNNNNNNNNNNNNNNNNNNNNNNNNNNNNNNNNNNNNNNNNNNNNNNNNNNNNNNNNNNNNNNNNNNNNNNNNNNNNNNNNNNNNNNNNNNNNNNNNNNNNNNNNNNNNNNNNNNNNNNNNNNNNNNNNNNNNNNNNNNNNNNNNNNNNNNNNNNNNNNNNNNNNNNNNNNNNNNNNNNNNNNNNNNNNNNNNNNNNNNNNNNNNNNNNNNNNNNNNNNNNNNNNNNNNNNNNNNNNNNNNNNNNNNNNNNNNNNNNNNNNNNNNNNNNNNNNNNNNNNNNNNNNNNNNNNNNNNNNNNNNNNNNNNNNNNNNNNNNNNNNNNNNNNNNNNNNNNNNNNNNNNNNNNNNNNNNNNNNNNNNNNNNNNNNNNNNNNNNNNNNNNNNNNNNNNNNNNNNNNNNNNNNNNNNNNNNNNNNNNNNNNNNNNNNNNNNNNNNNNNNNNNNNNNNNNNNNNNNNNNNNNNNNNNNNNNNNNNNNNNNNNNNNNNNNNNNNNNNNNNNNNNNNNNNNNNNNNNNNNNNNNNNNNNNNNNNNNNNNNNNNNNNNNNNNGATGAGAGGTGAGAGGATGCTTCTTCATCTGCTACTTGTTCTTCTACACGAGAGACATCTTCGGAGATTAAAGCGAGTAAAtgggaaaaggaaaaggaacGAGAGAGTTTGAAGCCAAAAGATCTCTTGTCCTCTTCATCTTGATATTGGAAGAGAATATGTCGGAAGAAGTGGAGATTATCAGAAACGCCAGAGCTTGGATTATCACAAACATGGCAGCATTTGTCAGTACTTCCGTCCACGAAGCCATTTGAGGGTTTTTCGAAAACGTTGGCCGTTTTTGCAAATTAACAATGAACAACATGGATTTAAAGGGCTAAGCAAGGGTTATCGTTTTTTgccattatttttataatattgaatTGAGTGTACGTTTTTCCAATTACATAAAACATGCCTTTGCTCTTGCTTTTTAGTAAAAACGTAGTACGTGTTATAATGATTTGGAcatgtaaatttgtttttcctcttGATCATGAGAAAAGATTTGCTTTATGGTAAGAAAACATGGAGGATAGAGGAGGAAAATGAGAAAAGACGCATATTTCTTGCTAGACCAAGTATACTTCATCAGGTCATAAGTCTTTCCAATAATGAACAAACTATATACTATTGTATTCAATATCAAATGAAACAGAGCATTCACAGaagttttcttttatctttaagTAGAGCGACATTTTATAGAAGATTTTTATAGCGTGTTGTCGATGTGTCATCAGTTAAATGGAAAATTGTAATTTACAATTTTCCATAGGAGATTGTACTAGTTTTGTCGATGTGTCACAATACGTACGATTGAATTTTATGAGAGGTTGGTTGTTCATCGGAAAACAACAAGTTAATGTTGGTAAGATAGTTCGACCACTGGATGGATATAGCACACAACTTTATATCTTTCCATAAGACGAATAGATCACATCAAGACAAGCATGACAGATTTCAGACATAAGCTTCTCTAATAATCAAATATGAAGCAACACCAACAAAGACACTCATTTTACACTAGTCAGAGAAGACATACTTTGCTCTTTCAACAATGTGAACACCAAACATAATTTAATCAATACAGAAATGTCAAGCATATAACCAGCTATACGATCTTTACACTTAAATAAAACAcaccaaactaaaaaaacactGTAGTAACAACACTCACACTGCATGCAAGTACATGTTTTCTAATCAAGATCAATTGCCACAAATAAATGTGCAGTTGTGATCTCTGTATACAGGAAACAAGACCCtaccaaatattaaaattaacaccAGCTCAGTGTTCCATGGAAATTTGACTGACTAAACGGAAAAAGCATTAGTATATAGCAAGTAAAAAAAGCTTAACTTCTAAGAGCTCAAACAATAGAAGCAGAGACATAATGTGAGTGCAAGGAAACTTTACATGATGATGATTGCAACAGGAATAACACCTAAACCTGCATCCACCTCTGGCTGAATCCCAAATAACCAACGTCAGCCATAACAAGAATAGGACCAAGAAAGAATACGTAACATGAAACACACTCAAATCAGATGCCATAAGatttacaaaactaaaagaacTCATGCATTATTCAGCTTCAACCGTAACAAGCAGGCTATGTGAGACACGTTTCAGATCACGTAAGATAGCTTTAAATAACTATCTTACGAGAGCAGATGTACTTATTTCTAAAAATTAGGTTAAAGAGAAAAAttcacaataaataaaataaaaagaacaacatAAATGATAGAAACACACAATATCATACAAATGAACAACAGCCAAATTGTGGACATCATCACTTCGAAACTGCAAACAAACAAGggcatacaacaacaataataagaagacaaaaatgCAAAAGAGATTTCAAGCATGAGCTTCTCTAAGAATCAACTAAGACAATTAAGATGTTTGATTCAGTGGTTCAAACGTGTATACCactttttaattgtatttgtttgaaaTCTTTCAAACATAAGAGAAGATATGTGTGAGAATTTTATCTTTTCAACAAACAATAACGAAGTAAGAAAAACCAGAGTTATAATTTCTTCTCCTAATCTGAATCTTATGTAGGTTATTAATAGTGGTTCACACTTacagcaagagagagagaggtggggGAGGAGGTTGTTATATTCTTAAAGTTATAAACGATCCTTCATCAAACTCGATTTATCTATCAGATCATAATAGCACACAATAtcgttaaaacaaacataactaggataagaaaaatgaacaaaaacagcCGAACTGTAGACATTTTTCATCACTGGGAAATCCCAAACAAACAAGGACatacaacaataacaagaaGACAACCGCTGATAATGCAAAAGAGAAGGACCACACAATACACTTCCATAGAGACAAAAACCGAGAAATTAGTAACTAACAGCAAGATTGTTTCATCAATTACATGATGCAAAGGGTAACCCAATATTTTAAATTGGAATAAGGAATCACAGTGAGACAATGCACTCTAAATCCAAACATGCATAGCTTTATCGCTGCACACAACTTCCTATCTTTCCACAAGACAAATGGATCACATCAAGAAAAGCCTGACAGATTTCAGACATAAGCTTCTCTAAGAATGAAATATGAATGAACACAGACAACACTTATTGTACTAATCATTCTACACTAGTCAGCGAAGACATAGTTTGCTTTTTCAACAATGTGTAcaccaaatataatttaatcaaaataaaaatgtcaagCACAACCAGCTATACGATCTTCCCGAATAAACTGAATTATCACATAGTCACCTACACGGTAACACGGCTACACttaaagaaaacacacaaaaaaagaaactatagtaaCACTCACACGGCatgtaaataaatgattttctaATCAAGCTTGGTTGTcacaattaaatatatgtaagttGTATACAGGAAAAAAGATCCTACCAAGACAAACAATTGTAGACATTTCATCACTGGGGAAACCCAAACCAACAACCACAGCTTACAAATGCAAAAGAGATTTCAGATAttaaagaaaacacacaaaagaagaaactataGTAACACTCACACGGCatgtaaataaatgattttctaATCATTGGTTGtcacaattatatatatgtaagttgtATACAGGAAACAAGATCCTACCAAGACAAACAATTGTAGACATTTCATCACTGGGGAAACCCAAACAAACAAGGGTATACAACAATAACAAGACAACCAACAACCACAGCTTACAAATGCAAAAGAGATTTCAGATATAAGCTTCCCTAAGAATCAAATATGAACCAACACAGACAAAACACTCATTGTAGTAGTCATTCCACACTATTTAGAGAAAAATAGTTTGCACTTTCAACAATGTaaacatcatatataaattaatcaaaatagaAATGACAACCCCAACCAGCTATACGATCTTCAAAAGTAAAATTCCTGTCGCATAGTCATCTAGATGGTAACACGGCTACACTTACAGAAAACAGACAAAAACCCCGAGAACTGCATGCAAACTGCAAAGGGAGCTAAAGAATAACCTGAAACTCTTATGACGATCTTCAGAAACCCGAGAACAACTGCAtgcaaagaaagataaaaaggcAATGTTAGAAGACCTATGTTAGTTTGTTTGCTACTTGTCGAGAATGGGTAGACACAGTAATGAATTTGTTAAACAACAGAAAACATTAACCTTAGAGATAACGAAACTGAATCAagtaataaacatatattaacGAAATAGAAATTCACATACCTGATTTTCAGACGTAGAATATCAAGAAATTCACATACCTCAATTTAAATGTAAGCGTGATCATGCTCCATGGACGTCATATTTCTGCAACCCAAGCAGTTTAAAAATTTGGGACTGCTTCATTATGCTGAGATCACGGCCAGGGACAATCAGAGAGGTAATTTAGATTACCTCAACAACCGAGGCATTTGCTTTTAGCATCAGGTGACTAGGAACCCGAATAATATATGCATTCTAGGGACAGGGACAATCAGCGAGGTAATTTAGATTACCTCAACCTtaccgaggcatttgtttctttgctcaggtgactagGAACCTGAATGCATTATAGAGACAGGGACAACCAAACCTATAGGGACAGGGAcaaagaggtaatttaaattacctcagccaaaccgaggcatttgttttctttgctcaggtgacGAGAAACCCGTATGCATTCAAGGGACAGGGACAATCATACCGatagggacagggacaagctgagaggtaattaaaattacctcagccaaaccgaggcatttgtttctttgctcaggtgactagGAACCTGAATACATTTCAAGGGACAGGGACAATTATACCGATAGGGACAAGCTGAGAGGTAATTAAAATTACCTCAgccaaaccgaggcatttgtttctttgctcaggtgactagGAACCCATATGCATTCAAGGGACAGGGACAGTAGGGACAGGGACaagcagagaggtaatttatattacctcagccaaaccgaggcatttgtattTTAAGGTGACTAGGAACCCCCATGCATtcaagggacagggacaagcagagaggtaatttagaTTACCTCGATAGAAACAAGACAAGGAGTATTTGCATACCAATACATAACAATTGTAGTTATGACTAGCTCATCATATGAGTGAACGTGTGACTAGTTAATTGGCAAGCAATCAAAAACGTATGATACACCAGATAAAACCAAACCTATAAGGAACACAGACACACACAAAACTATAGGCAGAGTAAACGATTTTGAAACCCAGTAGACGTTAAGTTGAAAACCTATAACCGAAAATACTAAAATCAAAGAAagtaagatttttgttttaaaaccataattataaCCTAACGCCACACAAACTATGTAGGAGTATTGAGTAGCATCAAAGTCATCCCATACCTTTCGATAACCATTAGGCTTCCCAATATATTTGTCCTGATTTCCAGTAACGAGATTATCTGATATCGAAGCTAACGCTAACGCCCCTCCATGGAATCCAAAATTTTCACTGGCTGACTCCAAATCATGAAACTTTGAAGTGGCTGTTTCCACAGATTGCTTAAGGTAAGTTTATCAATCGAAAACTAAGAAGTGGCCTTCATATGTGCATCAAACATAAAAGATCACCACAACTTACTGCATCTTTTtcccaacaaaaccaaatcatctcTGGAAACGCCTGATcctgaaaaccaaaaccagtaaaatatttccaaattaGGACTTAATCATGAGGTAAAAGTAATCATAATGGAGCTATACTCACCATCATCCACAACCTTGACAGAGCACGAAACAACACCCACGAAGATAGAAACCTGAAAATAGAGAGATCGAtcaaaagaaatccaaagaaCCAGATCAGAAGTAGAAGGGGAGAGATCGATCGATTAGGACTTAATTTGATTATTGCGGACCTTGGTCGCATCGAGATTGTTGAACACGAGTTCCTCCACGACCTTCCTCGTCATGTCAAACATCATAATTCCAGAACGCTTGGAGTGATGAACACCCTTAGGCAAAGGCTTGATCGACTTCATCCCCTGAATTATCCCGACTGAAACACGGAGAAACAAAAACCCCCAAAATTTTCAAGAAGCAATTCGGGGGATATCAATTATTGGAGATCGCGGAAACCCTAACGACAATCAAATCGAAATTACCTAGAGATGGCGATTTCATGGGAACTGGGAAGTGATTGATCGTCGCTAAAggataaaaagaacaaaacagagtcaATACGACggaaattgaaaaccctaaaacgggataaaatcaaaaaaggcaaagaaagaTCTAGAAATCCTCATATAAAATAAGCGAAGAGAACTTATCTAGAGACTGTGGATCTCTCCTCGCAAGAGATTGATTGATTCTTCTCTTGAACTTGATTTCGTCGGGAGTGAATCAACAAATCGCCTctcaaggaagaagacgatgagagCAGAGCAGAGCAGAGagaactttaatttaattaggtTTACGAAGGGAGCGTCGGGTGTTAAAATAAagacttttctctctctctctctctgctaaGCCTTTAAACGGTGCCGTTTCGTTGTTTATTGTACCATATACAATATAGCCGTTGGAAAATATTGAGATTCGGAATTGGAAAATAACCGTTGTACAAGCCTCACAAAAGTTAAATCAAAATACTGAAGTTCTTTTTTGTATATTGCACAGTTGGCTTTTTTTACAACGGTTATTTTTAAGTAGAGATAAATGATTTGCTTCTCATTTAGATCACAAATAAAACGATTCTTAAGTAACCTGTGACCCAAAAAGGAAAGATAAATGACCTGtgacccaaaaaagaaagataaatgatttgctTCTCATTTGGATCACAAATAAAACGAGCCAAAAACATAAGTCATTGTAGTTTTTGTCAAGTACTGACAATCAAAGAGTGATCCGTTTGGAGCATATTCAAATATCAAGATCCTGGTGAAAGGTTCCTTTTCCTCACAGTGCACAAGCAGGTTTACAAAATTCTTGTGGTTGATCTTCCACAACATTTCAATCTGAAATCATGAAACAGAACGCGCTAAGTGCACTTTATATAgttgtaaaaataaaactaaaaatgggAGAAATTATACCTTCTGATCCAAAAGTGAATTTATGTATTGTTCTTCCAGTCTTTAGCGGATGTAGTAGCAAACGAAACAAAAGCTATCTCCACACCACTTGATAGTGTGTGTTCCTTTCAACAATCTCCCAACTAAGCAAGATTCAATGACATTACTAAAATCTTCACATCACATGCAACTTCAATCTCAGATCTTTTGAGTAACAGGGATGCCTGAGGATCAAAATCACACACTGAAGATACAAAGTTGGCTTAATACTCATAAGTAAgtaatactcatgcatttcCATGTATGTAACaatgaagaaagaaacttaCCAGTTACAAATACTTTCTGTTTAAgactgttttcttttgtttccttttgtctGTCTGTTTTATTGTCTATGAGGCTATGTATTGTCTTTATAAGTATCATTTCGTTATCACtctgatattattttgttaattagtaCATAAATAaggttttaaataattaattattattataaatttacagcctcatgaaacaaaagaacattgGGAATGagaaataacacaaaataactttctaaatttttttaacatcaaaatAACTTTCTaattagaaatataatttttgtatcatTACATACCTTATATGTTCTTTTGTTAATCtaaatttaactatatatatattattggtttatagtcactattttttttttgtttgggctATGTAGGAaccaataatatttaattaggaACACACAGTGCACACACTCACATATACAGAGAGACAATgatttaagggtttttggttcACTGTGtggacaaaataaaaactaaaaggcagctttttttttgtttgtttaacaaattttcGCGCTTTTCTACTTGTTTGTATGTGAGCCAGCATTTAtgcttccttcttctctagatttttattattacactGTCTTGTTTCTATCTCTGTAAACGtgctttttcttgtttaaagcTGAGAACTTCCCAAGTCAGACAAAGCATATAGCGTCCGATATCAATTGATATCAGTGCTTCAAGTAAAGTTAGTAAGCCCTCACatatactaattaaataaaCGTTCTGTTTCACTTGTGTTTTCTTCCTCCTTATCTCTCTCGTTTCATGGCGGTGAAATATGAGTGCTTAGCTTAGCTTAGCTTGGTGAGATGTATatcttaatattatatataaactgttGTACTTGTGATGCGGTTGTACACATGAGTTTGATGATAGTATAATATATCTTTATCAATCTCTTTCCCATGCTATACTCTTCTGCCAAAATCTAGTCTAAAGGATACTTCTTTTGGCAGTTTCtgttccaaaaaaaactcattaatcTCATTCTCTTACTGTAGGTGTGATTTTGAAGATTGGTAAAAGGGGTTTAGATCCAAATAAAGGAAGAGGCTTTATTT
It encodes the following:
- the LOC104723991 gene encoding DNA mismatch repair protein MLH3-like isoform X2, with the protein product MKSPSLVGIIQGMKSIKPLPKGVHHSKRSGIMMFDMTRKVVEELVFNNLDATKVSIFVGVVSCSVKVVDDGSGVSRDDLVLLGKRCTTSKFHDLESASENFGFHGGALALASISDNLVTGNQDKYIGKPNGYRKVWDDFDATQYSYIVCVALGYNYGFKTKILLSLILVFSVIGFQLNVYWVSKSFTLPIVLCVSVFLIGLVLSGVSYVFDCLPIN
- the LOC104723991 gene encoding DNA mismatch repair protein MLH3-like isoform X1, translated to MKSPSLGFLFLRVSVGIIQGMKSIKPLPKGVHHSKRSGIMMFDMTRKVVEELVFNNLDATKVSIFVGVVSCSVKVVDDGSGVSRDDLVLLGKRCTTSKFHDLESASENFGFHGGALALASISDNLVTGNQDKYIGKPNGYRKVWDDFDATQYSYIVCVALGYNYGFKTKILLSLILVFSVIGFQLNVYWVSKSFTLPIVLCVSVFLIGLVLSGVSYVFDCLPIN
- the LOC104723991 gene encoding DNA mismatch repair protein MLH3-like isoform X3, whose product is MKSPSLGFLFLRVSVGIIQGMKSIKPLPKGVHHSKRSGIMMFDMTRKVVEELVFNNLDATKVSIFVGVVSCSVKVVDDGSGVSRDDLVLLGKRCTTSKFHDLESASENFGFHGGALALASISDNLVTGNQDKYIGKPNGYRKHNEAVPNF
- the LOC104723991 gene encoding DNA mismatch repair protein MLH3-like isoform X4 — its product is MKSPSLGFLFLRVSVGIIQGMKSIKPLPKGVHHSKRSGIMMFDMTRKVVEELVFNNLDATKVSIFVGVVSCSVKVVDDGSGVSRDDLVLLGKRCTTSKFHDLESASENFGFHGGALALASISDNLVTGNQDKYIGKPNGYRKLFSGF